From the Dehalococcoidia bacterium genome, one window contains:
- the lipA gene encoding lipoyl synthase — MPAQRRLPEWFKVRMPGGPNYLRLQDMLRSEQLHTVCEEAHCPNIGECWERGTATFMILGDICTRACAYCAVTTGTPVGLDLEEPGRLAETVERMGLNYAVITSVNRDDLPDGGAFIFAQCVRQIHKSMPECRVELLIPDFEGNWDALETVMDSRPDTLNHNIETVRRVFSRVRPRGDYDQSLELLRRTREINSEAVTKSGMMVGLGETWDEIVETMEDLRSVDCNLLTIGQYLRPSAKHTPLVKWYTPSEFDELREVGEGLGFDHVASGPLVRSSYHADEQHASATRVPIA; from the coding sequence ATGCCGGCGCAGCGTCGTCTTCCAGAGTGGTTCAAGGTAAGGATGCCGGGTGGTCCCAACTACCTGCGTCTTCAGGACATGCTCAGGTCAGAGCAGCTTCACACGGTCTGCGAAGAGGCCCACTGCCCGAACATCGGGGAGTGCTGGGAGCGGGGAACCGCGACCTTTATGATCCTCGGCGATATCTGCACGAGGGCCTGTGCATACTGTGCTGTAACAACCGGTACGCCGGTCGGTCTTGATCTCGAAGAGCCGGGGCGTCTTGCCGAGACGGTCGAAAGGATGGGGCTGAACTACGCGGTAATAACGTCCGTCAACAGGGATGATCTGCCCGACGGAGGCGCGTTCATCTTCGCCCAGTGCGTGAGGCAGATCCACAAGAGTATGCCGGAGTGCCGAGTGGAGTTGCTGATCCCAGACTTCGAAGGCAACTGGGATGCACTCGAGACGGTGATGGACTCGAGGCCGGACACGCTCAACCATAACATCGAGACAGTGAGGCGTGTATTCAGCAGGGTCAGGCCCAGGGGCGACTACGACCAGTCACTTGAACTGCTTCGACGGACTCGTGAGATCAACAGTGAGGCAGTCACGAAGTCAGGCATGATGGTGGGTTTGGGCGAAACGTGGGACGAAATCGTAGAGACGATGGAGGACCTGCGATCGGTCGACTGCAATCTACTGACTATAGGTCAGTACCTGCGTCCTTCTGCGAAACACACACCGCTGGTCAAATGGTACACACCATCTGAGTTCGATGAGCTTCGAGAGGTCGGCGAAGGTCTGGGCTTCGATCACGTCGCTTCAGGCCCACTGGTAAGAAGCTCATACCACGCCGATGAACAGCACGCGTCAGCGACGAGAGTTCCTATCGCGTGA
- a CDS encoding nucleoside deaminase → MDEFMKAALDEAQAGLAEGGIPIGAVLVDNDGSMAATGRNRRIQDSACVMHAEINCLYNAGKTIQDFRGMTMYSTLMPCHMCAGAIVQFGISRVVVAESENFGESNGYDLMLRHGIEVTDLDLEDAKQMLGGFIESNPQHWNSDIGK, encoded by the coding sequence TTGGACGAATTCATGAAGGCCGCACTGGATGAGGCCCAGGCCGGACTGGCCGAGGGCGGCATTCCCATCGGAGCGGTCCTGGTCGACAATGACGGCAGTATGGCTGCGACGGGTCGAAATAGAAGAATCCAGGATTCCGCCTGCGTGATGCATGCCGAGATCAATTGCCTTTACAACGCCGGAAAGACAATCCAGGACTTTCGCGGCATGACAATGTATTCGACGCTTATGCCATGCCACATGTGCGCAGGGGCAATCGTGCAGTTTGGCATCTCCAGGGTTGTGGTAGCGGAATCAGAGAACTTCGGAGAGTCTAACGGTTACGACCTGATGTTACGGCACGGGATTGAGGTGACTGACCTTGATCTTGAAGACGCCAAGCAGATGCTGGGAGGGTTCATCGAGTCGAATCCTCAGCATTGGAATAGCGACATTGGCAAGTAA
- a CDS encoding class I SAM-dependent RNA methyltransferase yields the protein MLTKEPSKQTTRSRKTRLEPEPEFVELVLGEVDELGDTTAYFEGEFINVAGGMPGERVIARIYRYRRRRKQRVSGIVDTVLKPSSNRVTPKCGYNGRCSGCQWQHVSYPAQLELKRNRIVNEFAKHESLQSVHVAETLPAPSEFYYRNHARFTIRRGGQLGFSNRITRHFVRIDHCMLMAPTINEKVTEFQDRAAETTNMSVRVGVNTGDFLVQPTFQNPDIRIPSGQTHYTERMGGTDLRIASPSFFQVNTEQAQNLINIVRSQLDLRSDQVLIDAYAGVGVFAILLAPYVGRAIAIEESASAVADGKSNAAETENVEFVQLKTEEALADLVDISGLEKVPDAVILDPPRVGCHPEALESLLKLGPDRIAYVSCDPPSLARDLDILSRGCYLVSEVQPVDMFPQTYHVESVTTLTRAT from the coding sequence ATGTTAACGAAAGAACCCAGCAAACAGACCACGCGCTCACGAAAGACGCGTCTGGAACCCGAACCCGAGTTCGTCGAATTAGTCCTTGGCGAAGTCGACGAGTTGGGCGACACAACGGCGTATTTCGAGGGCGAGTTCATCAACGTCGCTGGAGGAATGCCCGGCGAACGCGTCATCGCCAGGATCTATCGCTACCGTCGGCGCCGTAAACAAAGAGTCTCGGGGATTGTCGATACGGTCCTGAAGCCGTCGTCCAACCGCGTAACACCAAAGTGCGGCTACAACGGCCGCTGTTCCGGCTGTCAGTGGCAACACGTTTCCTACCCTGCCCAGCTTGAGCTCAAGCGCAATAGAATCGTTAACGAATTCGCCAAGCACGAGTCGTTGCAAAGTGTCCATGTTGCCGAAACACTGCCCGCGCCTTCAGAGTTCTACTACCGAAATCACGCACGTTTCACGATTCGACGCGGAGGCCAACTCGGCTTCTCCAACAGGATCACTCGCCACTTCGTGAGAATAGACCACTGCATGTTGATGGCGCCGACAATCAACGAGAAGGTCACCGAGTTCCAGGACCGCGCTGCAGAGACCACCAACATGTCCGTCCGTGTCGGCGTTAACACCGGAGACTTTCTGGTCCAGCCGACTTTCCAGAATCCCGATATAAGGATCCCTTCCGGTCAGACACATTACACGGAGCGCATGGGTGGTACAGATCTTCGCATCGCTTCACCCTCTTTCTTCCAGGTCAATACGGAGCAGGCCCAGAACCTGATCAACATAGTCCGTAGTCAGCTCGATCTCCGATCCGATCAGGTGCTGATCGACGCCTATGCTGGAGTGGGAGTATTTGCGATACTGCTCGCCCCGTATGTGGGCAGGGCCATTGCCATCGAGGAATCGGCCTCAGCGGTGGCGGATGGTAAGTCAAATGCAGCTGAAACGGAAAACGTTGAGTTCGTTCAATTGAAGACCGAGGAAGCCCTGGCTGATCTTGTCGACATCAGTGGCCTTGAGAAAGTGCCTGACGCAGTAATTTTGGATCCCCCGCGCGTCGGCTGCCATCCGGAGGCCCTCGAGTCGCTCCTCAAGTTGGGTCCAGACCGCATTGCCTACGTTTCGTGTGATCCGCCTTCATTGGCGCGCGATTTGGATATCCTGTCGCGTGGCTGCTACCTTGTGTCCGAAGTACAGCCTGTGGACATGTTCCCGCAGACATATCACGTAGAGTCCGTCACCACACTCACGCGTGCGACGTAG
- a CDS encoding Maf-like protein: MPDAPKVTLLSSSARRREIVSNSFSDAAIEDSRGEEPRPSEAEAAEDYVVRSAVAKLGGPPGPGEDGLLVSADTVVVLEGEILGKPSSKEEARSMLNRLSDAWHQVITGVAVQKARTGEVFTSSETSSVKTRPFSAAEVEEYISSPEPYDKAGGYAVQDDVFRPVVMTEGCYLNIVGLPLCSVLTLMRRHDPAVELRDLRSIPYYDRCNDCKLPGVAEGLP; encoded by the coding sequence TTGCCAGACGCACCCAAAGTCACACTACTGTCGTCCTCTGCCAGGAGGCGGGAGATCGTCAGCAACAGCTTTTCTGATGCCGCCATTGAAGACTCAAGAGGCGAAGAACCCAGACCCTCCGAGGCGGAGGCTGCAGAAGATTACGTAGTGAGATCGGCAGTCGCCAAGCTCGGAGGCCCGCCAGGGCCAGGAGAAGATGGCCTGCTTGTTAGTGCGGATACTGTCGTCGTGCTCGAGGGGGAGATACTTGGAAAGCCCTCGTCCAAGGAGGAAGCCCGCTCGATGCTCAACAGACTCAGCGATGCCTGGCACCAGGTCATTACGGGAGTAGCTGTTCAAAAAGCCCGCACCGGCGAAGTGTTCACCAGCTCGGAGACTTCCTCAGTGAAGACGCGACCCTTTTCTGCCGCTGAAGTCGAGGAGTATATCTCCAGCCCGGAACCATACGACAAGGCTGGTGGGTATGCTGTCCAGGATGACGTGTTTCGACCGGTGGTTATGACGGAAGGGTGCTATCTAAACATAGTGGGACTTCCACTCTGTTCAGTGCTTACTCTTATGCGGCGCCACGACCCGGCGGTCGAATTGCGGGACTTGAGGAGCATCCCCTACTATGACAGGTGCAACGACTGCAAGCTGCCCGGCGTAGCGGAGGGTCTGCCGTGA
- a CDS encoding twin-arginine translocase TatA/TatE family subunit, with the protein MNILGMGPLEILLIALVAFIFLGPERMSDAARLLGKAIREGRNIASTIPRVVVEDDDIKVVERGRSTSLINDSPGPKSKLEEEPQAPEDDDGPVPFSRSGPPPARPDAADSRPDAPSQ; encoded by the coding sequence GTGAACATCTTGGGAATGGGACCTCTTGAGATCCTCCTTATCGCCCTAGTCGCCTTCATCTTCCTGGGACCTGAGCGTATGTCAGATGCGGCACGACTCCTTGGCAAGGCGATCAGGGAGGGTCGCAATATCGCTTCAACCATCCCCCGAGTGGTGGTCGAGGATGACGACATCAAGGTCGTCGAACGTGGCCGGTCAACCAGCCTAATCAATGACAGCCCTGGACCCAAGTCGAAACTTGAGGAGGAACCTCAGGCACCCGAAGACGATGATGGTCCTGTCCCCTTCTCCAGAAGTGGCCCACCACCCGCAAGGCCGGATGCCGCAGACTCTCGTCCGGACGCTCCCTCACAATGA
- the tatC gene encoding twin-arginine translocase subunit TatC encodes MNEEGAVPLRSHLVELRKRLTYAAISVLVTTAVAFVFHEQVLILLMEPAQQFVDTPNGKPIFTELTEIISVAAKTSLLVGLFVSLPFVLYQIVMFVAPGLKPKERKYLYVLMPASLLAFVVGAAFGYRVLFPPMVNFLLNFGSDVATPLISIRSYINLMLTLLFWMGLIFEIPVVTFFLAKIGLVTPEMLARNRRYAIVAAFILGAVITPTFDPINQAFVAIPIIVLYEASVWLAKLAVRGRRRSAALNPE; translated from the coding sequence ATGAACGAAGAAGGTGCAGTTCCCCTCAGAAGCCACCTGGTCGAGCTTAGGAAACGGCTTACCTATGCCGCCATATCTGTTCTGGTTACGACCGCCGTCGCCTTCGTGTTCCACGAACAGGTCCTGATCCTCCTGATGGAGCCCGCGCAACAGTTCGTTGACACACCCAACGGCAAGCCCATCTTTACCGAACTCACTGAGATCATCTCGGTTGCTGCCAAAACGTCTCTGCTGGTCGGGCTCTTCGTATCCCTACCGTTCGTGCTCTACCAGATCGTCATGTTCGTCGCCCCGGGTCTTAAGCCTAAAGAGCGTAAGTACCTTTACGTGTTGATGCCCGCGAGTCTACTGGCATTTGTAGTTGGTGCAGCCTTCGGCTACAGGGTGCTATTTCCGCCGATGGTCAACTTCCTGCTTAACTTCGGCTCTGATGTTGCCACTCCCCTCATCAGCATCCGCAGCTACATCAACCTAATGCTGACCCTGCTGTTCTGGATGGGCCTGATTTTCGAGATTCCCGTTGTCACATTCTTCCTGGCCAAGATCGGCCTTGTGACGCCTGAGATGCTCGCACGCAACAGGCGATATGCCATTGTGGCTGCCTTTATCCTGGGAGCTGTCATCACCCCGACCTTCGACCCCATAAACCAGGCCTTCGTAGCCATTCCGATCATCGTGCTCTACGAGGCCAGCGTCTGGCTCGCCAAGCTGGCGGTACGCGGGAGAAGAAGGTCAGCGGCACTGAATCCCGAGTAA
- the tatA gene encoding twin-arginine translocase TatA/TatE family subunit gives MPFRIGPMELIIVLFIVLIIFGVGRLTDIGGALGRSIKEFRKATAEDEPGAVATTDSRDSNGQKPS, from the coding sequence ATGCCTTTCAGGATAGGCCCGATGGAGTTGATAATCGTACTGTTCATAGTATTGATTATCTTCGGCGTCGGTAGGCTGACAGATATCGGCGGTGCGCTGGGTAGGTCAATCAAGGAATTTCGGAAGGCAACCGCTGAGGACGAGCCAGGCGCCGTTGCTACAACCGATTCCAGAGACAGCAACGGGCAGAAGCCGTCCTAG
- a CDS encoding trypsin-like peptidase domain-containing protein — protein MSTYFERQQLPPDPEPSPKRSATRRAIAVVLGAVAVGFALGMFAAIQFGWTSDDVPSLFSEAQVSRIFESASPAVVEIEAVRRIGNLQLDIPFWGSGFLVDDEGHIVTNYHVVAGGDEYVVRLSNGTEVPADRLGVSQADDLAVLKVSPSYIEDISPLSLGDSSKVAPGQLAIAIGSPFREFNSVGVGVVSGIDRGHSSILHRPIPDMIQTDVPLNPGNSGGPLLNADGEVIGINTSIRIEGGSRRVEDFRVGFAVPSNTARSLLPQLIAAVDLRRPWIGIQGAPVPRQMRETEGLPRGIYVTGVFSDSPAREAGVKAFTRFGSSDTGDVITAVDDVQVGSVDDMVGYLNTKIPGDAVTLTLVREGEERTVEVTLDPWPDGA, from the coding sequence GTGTCGACCTACTTCGAACGGCAGCAACTGCCACCGGACCCCGAACCTTCACCCAAGAGGTCAGCCACAAGGCGAGCAATCGCAGTGGTGCTTGGAGCGGTTGCCGTAGGGTTTGCCCTTGGCATGTTCGCGGCCATTCAGTTCGGCTGGACTTCGGACGATGTTCCCAGCCTCTTCAGTGAAGCGCAGGTCTCACGCATTTTCGAAAGTGCCAGCCCGGCTGTAGTAGAGATCGAGGCGGTGCGCAGGATTGGCAATCTCCAGCTCGACATTCCGTTCTGGGGTTCAGGATTCCTTGTGGATGACGAGGGCCACATCGTAACGAACTACCACGTCGTGGCTGGCGGCGACGAGTATGTTGTCAGACTCTCCAACGGCACAGAGGTGCCCGCAGATCGGCTGGGTGTCAGCCAGGCAGATGACCTGGCCGTCCTGAAGGTCAGTCCCTCATACATCGAGGACATTTCCCCCCTGTCACTCGGCGACTCGTCCAAGGTGGCTCCAGGCCAGTTGGCCATCGCGATTGGCAGCCCATTCAGGGAATTCAACTCTGTGGGAGTCGGCGTTGTAAGTGGCATCGATCGAGGGCACAGCAGCATTCTTCACCGGCCGATCCCGGACATGATCCAGACAGACGTACCCTTGAACCCCGGCAATTCCGGTGGTCCTCTCCTAAACGCCGATGGAGAGGTGATAGGAATTAACACGTCCATCAGGATCGAGGGTGGCAGCCGCAGGGTGGAGGACTTCAGGGTCGGGTTTGCCGTGCCAAGCAACACCGCCCGCAGTTTGCTGCCCCAGCTGATTGCTGCCGTGGACCTCAGGAGGCCCTGGATCGGAATCCAGGGCGCTCCAGTTCCCAGGCAGATGCGCGAAACCGAAGGTCTGCCAAGGGGCATCTATGTTACTGGCGTTTTCTCAGACAGTCCTGCGCGTGAAGCAGGAGTGAAGGCCTTCACACGCTTCGGTTCCAGCGATACAGGCGACGTCATTACGGCCGTTGACGACGTACAGGTAGGCTCTGTCGACGATATGGTCGGCTACCTGAACACCAAGATCCCGGGCGACGCCGTCACGCTAACTCTCGTCCGCGAGGGCGAGGAACGCACCGTCGAAGTAACCCTCGATCCGTGGCCCGACGGAGCCTGA
- a CDS encoding NIPSNAP family protein yields the protein MIYEFRTYDLKPRTVPEFEKRAAAKIKEGRRNYSELFGFWYTEAGPLNQVVHVWPYEDLNQRLEIRAKAVEDGVWPPNTSEFVNNMQSEVFLPAPFNKDHGEAKLGPVYEMRIYTYAPGDIPNVIEKWGEHIEEREKFSPLVGAWYSELGGLNTWIHMWAYESYDHRAQVRTETREKGVWPPPGGIAPLVQENKLMLPMSFSPLQ from the coding sequence GTGATCTACGAATTCAGGACCTATGACCTCAAGCCTCGAACAGTGCCGGAGTTTGAGAAGCGGGCGGCAGCCAAGATCAAGGAAGGCCGCCGGAATTACTCGGAGCTGTTCGGATTCTGGTATACCGAGGCGGGACCGCTAAACCAGGTCGTTCACGTCTGGCCGTACGAAGACTTAAACCAGCGACTGGAAATTCGCGCCAAGGCCGTAGAAGACGGTGTGTGGCCTCCGAATACTTCCGAGTTCGTCAATAACATGCAGTCCGAGGTTTTCCTGCCGGCTCCGTTCAACAAGGATCATGGAGAGGCGAAGCTTGGACCCGTGTACGAGATGCGTATCTACACATACGCCCCTGGCGACATTCCGAATGTGATCGAAAAGTGGGGCGAGCACATCGAAGAACGTGAGAAGTTCTCCCCGCTGGTTGGGGCATGGTACTCGGAACTGGGCGGGCTCAATACCTGGATCCACATGTGGGCCTATGAGAGCTACGACCATCGAGCGCAAGTCAGGACGGAAACTCGGGAAAAGGGCGTCTGGCCTCCCCCTGGCGGCATCGCACCGCTGGTGCAGGAGAACAAGCTGATGCTGCCGATGAGCTTCTCGCCACTGCAGTAG
- the galE gene encoding UDP-glucose 4-epimerase GalE produces the protein MPETVLVTGGAGYIGSTICSALEDAGHNPIILDSLVSGDTGMIGNRPFYRGDVSDPRVIAEIFADHPHITCCIHCAALAIVPDSVDRPLDYYSNNVSGTIDLIRSLMHHGCSKVVFSSSASVYDTAPGPEVTETSPTRPLSPYARTKLIMEMVLEDLAEASGLKALSLRYFNPIGADPRMRSGQRQQVASQIMSVLVEVASGHRPAFYVTGTEWPTRDGTGVRDYVHVWDLARAHVAAVEKIDKIFPDEGGSEIINLGTGTGVTVREFVHAFERVLGRSVHTIDAPPRPGDVAGAYASIGKAERLLGWRPELSLEEGIHHALEWAERSRE, from the coding sequence ATGCCTGAGACCGTACTGGTAACTGGGGGGGCCGGATACATAGGCAGCACCATCTGTTCCGCCCTGGAAGATGCGGGACACAACCCAATCATCCTGGACTCTCTCGTCAGCGGAGACACCGGAATGATTGGAAACCGGCCCTTCTACCGTGGCGACGTTTCAGACCCCAGAGTGATCGCTGAGATCTTTGCAGATCATCCTCACATCACCTGCTGTATCCACTGCGCCGCCCTCGCTATTGTCCCCGACTCAGTAGATCGCCCACTGGACTACTACTCCAACAATGTCTCAGGCACTATCGATCTCATTAGAAGTCTCATGCACCATGGCTGCAGCAAAGTCGTCTTCAGTTCCTCGGCATCCGTCTACGATACTGCCCCTGGACCGGAGGTGACGGAAACGTCTCCCACTCGCCCCCTGAGTCCATACGCGAGGACAAAGTTGATAATGGAAATGGTGCTGGAAGACCTGGCGGAGGCATCAGGGCTTAAGGCTCTGTCGCTCAGGTACTTCAACCCCATCGGTGCAGACCCCAGGATGAGGTCAGGGCAACGACAGCAGGTCGCATCCCAAATCATGAGCGTCCTTGTGGAAGTGGCGTCGGGCCATCGACCCGCGTTCTACGTCACTGGCACCGAGTGGCCGACCCGAGACGGGACTGGAGTAAGGGACTACGTTCACGTGTGGGACCTTGCACGGGCACACGTGGCTGCCGTCGAGAAGATCGATAAAATCTTTCCTGACGAGGGCGGCAGTGAGATCATCAACCTTGGTACCGGTACAGGAGTCACGGTGCGCGAGTTCGTACACGCATTTGAGCGTGTCCTTGGACGAAGTGTCCATACTATCGATGCGCCTCCGAGACCTGGCGACGTTGCGGGAGCATACGCAAGCATCGGGAAGGCTGAACGTCTCCTGGGCTGGCGTCCCGAGTTAAGCCTGGAAGAAGGAATTCACCACGCTCTGGAGTGGGCGGAGCGAAGCAGGGAGTGA
- the rpsB gene encoding 30S ribosomal protein S2 encodes MANFLSPQGPVSMKMLLEAGVHFGHQKRRWNPKMKQYIFSHRNGIHIIDLQKTLRMLDTAMEFMTEMVAQGNKVLMVGTKKQAQDSIIHEANRCGAFHITTRWLGGTLTNFKTIQSRIDYLVHLEQEKAKGEFTRLTKRESLKLEDTIRRLNRHLSGIKEMTDMPGVLFVVDIGKEHIAVAEARKVGVPIVALVDSDCDPDQIDYPIPGNDDAIRSIRLVSAKMAEAVIEGHHRRLSLETEEVTNLDPVADGTEAATPEVEVAEAPEEIPEPVVEPAPTLAALEALARAHNNPS; translated from the coding sequence ATGGCGAATTTCCTTTCGCCGCAAGGGCCGGTGTCCATGAAAATGCTGCTTGAAGCGGGAGTCCACTTCGGCCATCAGAAGCGTCGGTGGAATCCCAAGATGAAGCAGTACATCTTCTCCCACCGGAACGGGATCCACATCATAGATCTTCAGAAGACTCTGAGAATGCTGGATACCGCCATGGAGTTTATGACCGAAATGGTCGCGCAGGGTAACAAGGTGCTCATGGTGGGCACCAAGAAACAGGCCCAGGACTCGATCATTCACGAGGCGAACAGGTGTGGCGCGTTCCACATCACTACCCGCTGGCTTGGCGGCACCCTCACTAATTTCAAGACTATCCAGTCCAGGATCGACTACCTTGTCCACCTTGAGCAAGAGAAGGCCAAGGGCGAGTTCACCAGGCTCACGAAGCGGGAGTCCTTGAAGCTCGAAGACACAATCAGGCGTCTCAACCGCCACCTATCTGGCATCAAGGAAATGACAGATATGCCAGGTGTCCTGTTTGTCGTGGACATTGGCAAGGAGCATATCGCGGTCGCTGAGGCTCGCAAGGTTGGCGTGCCGATCGTAGCACTGGTCGACTCCGACTGCGATCCCGACCAGATCGATTACCCAATCCCAGGAAATGATGACGCCATAAGGTCCATCCGCCTGGTTTCGGCAAAGATGGCGGAAGCAGTCATCGAGGGCCATCATCGCAGGCTGTCGTTGGAGACTGAGGAAGTAACAAACCTGGATCCTGTCGCCGACGGCACCGAAGCAGCAACTCCAGAAGTGGAAGTGGCAGAAGCGCCGGAAGAAATTCCGGAACCGGTAGTTGAGCCCGCTCCTACACTGGCGGCCCTGGAGGCACTAGCCCGGGCCCACAACAATCCTTCTTAG
- the tsf gene encoding translation elongation factor Ts, which translates to MAVTVDEIKALRQITGAGVMDSKRALEEASGDIKKAEELLRQQGIASAAKKANRATNQGLVESYIHSGGRIGAIVEVNCETDFVARTEDFKELAHNLAMQVAAMSPAYVDESAVPEDETVDPAQDCLLQQPFIRDPGKTVQELVNETVGKLGENVRVRRFTRFSLGE; encoded by the coding sequence ATGGCAGTTACAGTTGACGAAATAAAAGCCCTGCGCCAGATTACAGGTGCAGGGGTGATGGACAGCAAGCGAGCGCTGGAAGAAGCCAGCGGCGACATCAAGAAGGCGGAGGAGCTTCTAAGGCAACAGGGCATAGCATCCGCTGCCAAGAAGGCAAACCGCGCCACCAACCAGGGCCTTGTCGAATCCTACATCCACAGCGGCGGCAGGATAGGCGCCATCGTGGAAGTGAACTGCGAGACCGACTTCGTGGCCCGAACCGAGGATTTCAAGGAGCTCGCTCACAACCTTGCGATGCAGGTTGCGGCCATGTCTCCCGCATATGTTGACGAGTCGGCAGTCCCCGAAGACGAGACTGTGGACCCCGCTCAGGACTGCTTGCTCCAACAGCCGTTCATCAGGGACCCTGGAAAGACTGTCCAGGAGCTGGTCAACGAGACTGTAGGCAAGTTGGGTGAGAACGTGCGTGTCAGAAGGTTCACGCGTTTCTCGCTCGGTGAATAG